One window from the genome of Alosa alosa isolate M-15738 ecotype Scorff River chromosome 15, AALO_Geno_1.1, whole genome shotgun sequence encodes:
- the pipox gene encoding peroxisomal sarcosine oxidase produces the protein MSSQIYDCIVIGAGIQGSCTAYYHAKNNKKTLLLEQFFLPHSRGSSHGQTRIIRKAYQQDFYLRMMEESYKLWAELERDAGVQLYRCTGLLVMGPEDGQYYSAVKDVLQRNKVPTVMLKREEFNQHIPNFNLVSGENALVDTSAGVLYADKALDSLQRLFQSHGGVIKDGEKVTGIKPGPVVTVTTASGAYQAKSLVITAGPWTNTLLSHTGMALPLKVEKINVCYWREKVPGSYDVHNRFPCFSRQDGPEVDQIIYGLPSNEYPGLMKVCYHIGKETDPDARDNQTDQSDIQVLQRFVARCMPGLVPVPAVVESCLYTLTPDNHFVLDCHPTYSNIIIGAGFSGHGFKFGPVIGKILYELSTGQVPSHNLSPFKITRFQTPKSAL, from the exons ATGTCTTCGCAAATATACGATTGCATTGTGATTGGAGCAGGGATCCAGGGGTCTTGTACAGCGTACTACCACGCGAAGAATAACAAGAAAACGCTTCTTCTCGAACAG TTTTTCCTGCCTCACTCTCGTGGAAGTTCCCATGGCCAGACGCGAATTATCAGGAAGGCCTATCAGCAGGACTTCTACCTCCGGATGATGGAGGAGTCTTACAAACTGTGGGCCGAGCTGGAGAGAGATGCAGGTGTGCAACTATACAG ATGCACAGGCCTCCTGGTCATGGGCCCCGAGGACGGTCAGTACTACTCGGCCGTCAAGGACGTGCTGCAACGGAACAAAGTTCCCACTGTGATGCTGAAGAGGGAAGAGTTCAACCAGCACATCCCCAACTTCAACCTGGTCAGTGGAGAGAACGCGCTGGTGGACACCAGTGCAGGGGTGCTGTACGCCGACAAAGCCCTCGACTCCCTTCAG AGGCTGTTTCAGTCACATGGTGGGGTGATTAAAGATGGGGAAAAAGTAACTGGCATCAAGCCAGGCCCGGTGGTCACGGTGACAACAGCCTCCGGGGCATATCAGGCCAAGAGTCTGGTGATAACAGCAGGACCGTGGACTAACACGCTGCTCTCCCACACCGGAATGGCCTTGCCTCTGAAG GTGGAGAAGATAAACGTGTGCTACTGGCGGGAGAAGGTTCCGGGCTCGTATGACGTCCACAATCGCTTCCCTTGCTTTAGCCGGCAGGACGGCCCGGAGGTGGATCAGATCATCTACGGCCTTCCGTCCAACGAGTACCCGGGCCTGATGAAG GTGTGCTACCACATTGGCAAGGAGACGGACCCAGACGCGAGGGACAATCAGACGGACCAGAGTGACATCCAGGTCTTGCAGCGCTTCGTCGCCCGCTGCATGCCCGGCCTGGTGCCCGTGCCCGCTGTGGTAGAGAGCTGCCTCTATACC tTGACGCCTGACAATCACTTTGTCCTGGATTGTCACCCCACTTACAGCAATATCATCATCGGCGCTGGATTCTCAG GTCATGGCTTTAAGTTCGGCCCGGTCATCGGCAAGATCCTGTATGAGCTGAGCACAGGGCAGGTGCCCTCCCACAACCTCTCCCCATTCAAGATCACCCGCTTCCAGACCCCCAagtctgcactgtag